Part of the Candidatus Chlorohelix allophototropha genome, CAGGTTTGAACTTGTCAAGAATTCTGAAGGTCAGGAAATGACAAAATTGCTGCATCTTATTATGCAAATAATCTTAGTAGGTTTTAATAATTGTTTTTAGGGGCTTATTAAGATATAAAACTTCTGCGCTTGTCTGGTTCTATGCTTGTGTTGTAGGCTTACTCGGAGGCTGCTTCCAAGTCGGCAAGTGTAATGCTATTAGGCGCTGGTTTGCGGGTTGGCAAGGCGTACTCAATCGGAAATCACATGATTGTATGTAAAGGTAAAGTTAGTAAAGCTATACTAGAACTGCTGTACAATCTTTCTTGGAGTGTTTGGTACTTTGGGCGAAAGAAGAAGCGGTAGATTAATAATCCGTGGCGCTCAATCTTTGGCAGGTTCGGTTGTATCCCGAATTACCAATGTACGTTTCTTCATTTGCGGTTCGGCATATTTCAGAAAGTTTTGCACCAGTTCGTCTGTTTCAATTGAGCGATACTCTTCCACTCGCCCCTCATCAATCAACAAGCGCGCCTGCGGGTCTAGCGGCAACCGTCCCAAAAGCGGGGCATTTGCCGAAGTTGCCAGTTCCTCCCCTTGCGATGTCCCGAATAACTCCAGCTTTTTATCGCTGCCGGGCATTACAAACCAACTCATATTTTCGGCTACACCCAAAATGGGGGTATGCATTTTATCAGCCATACGTATGGCTTTGCGAACAATACTGTTGGCAAGCAATTGTGGTGAGCTTACCAGAATTATGCCTTTTACATCCAGTGATTGCATTACGGTCAGAGGCGCGTCACTAGTACCGGGGGGTAAATCCACTAAGAGGTAATCGAGTTCTCCCCAGAGCGTATTATTGTAAAAATTATCTCGGATCATGCGGGTAATCAACGGTCCACGCCAAATAACTGCCTCATCTTCATCTGCTACAAAGAAAAGGCTGGACATAATTTTGATACCTTGAGAGCTAATCACTGGAATAATTTTGCCGTTATCCTGTAAAGCTGGTCTTGCCAGAATACCAAAAGTGCGCGGAATGCTTGGGCCCGTTACATCAGCATCGAGTATCCCCACTTTTTTGCCCATTCGGTTCAGCCCAACCGCCAGCATGCTGGTGACATAGGATTTCCCCACGCCCCCCTTACCGCTCACTATTGCGACAACATTTTTTATCAGACCGGTAGTTTCAAATTCGCTGCCGGGTGTGCTAGGCATCAAGCCGCCTGCTTCGATTTCGGGAAAAGCAGCAGGGTTTTCCAGCACCAAATTTAAATCAGCCAACAATGGTTCGAGCTTTATTTTGTGAGCGCGCGCACCCTTTTCAACTGTATCCAGCCCGGCAATGTGGCAAGTAGCGCATCCCAACCCGTGTTTGGCAAAAACCCGGATTGTGTCGGGATACTCCGTTACCACTGTTTTAATAGTCATGTCAGACTGGATTTTTTGAAATTCTGCCATCTAGCTATAATACCTCGAAGAACATGTAATAAGTTTCTTAGGATAATTCCAGCCAATTTCTCAATTCTGGCACCAAATGCGTCAGTGTATCATGTTTGGTACGCAGCGCCGGAAGCGAGTTTAGGAAAGTCGGACCATATGCGCGACGAGTCAAGCGACTATCTAAAACCACTACTACCCCACGTCCCGGCATTGCCTCTAGTAGTCGTTCGTAGGCTTGTTTGAACCTCAGAATGGTACGCGGCAAACTGTATTGCAGAAATGGGTCATTATATTGCCTGCTTTCGATACGGGCAGCAAATACAGGGTCACTGGGCGGGTCGAAAGGTAACTTTGTAATGGCGAGTACCGAGAAAGATAATGCGCTGTTTTCTTCATCGTTAAAAAGCTCTGGGTTATCCCAATGTCCCAATGTGCTGAGCAGAAGGGCATGGGGCGTGTTTTTGAAACGATTAAGCACGCTGCGGCGAGTACCGTCTAGTCCCATACCCAGCACCAGAATATTCTGCTGTTCCAGCGGGCGTTGTACAGCTTTATAGGTCATTCGCAACGAGCTATTGGAAGTGAACAATGCCAGCATGCGCCCCTCACACCCTTTTACCATGTCGATGATATGCTGGTCGATTGATTTCTGGTAACCCGGTTGTGAAGGCTCAGGCATATCGTTGGGTAGATAGAGCAGGGTGGTAGCCGCATAATCACGCTCAGGATGTAATCTCAGTTCTTTTGCTTCATGCAAGCCTAATCGATTTCTCAAGAACTTGAAATCCCCATCGGTGGTCATGGTTGGGGAAGCCAGCACCACACTTTTTTTATGGTTGAAGAGCATATGCCGCAAACCCGAATCGACCTGTAACGGTGCGCTAAAAATCCCGACCAGTTGGGTACGCGGATGCAAAGCCATCCAATGAACCTGAGCATTGTCAGAACCGTCAAAGGCGGGAGAAAGACGGTTGAGAAGATAGTTTGCCTGATTGATGTAATAATTCAAATCTAGCATCATTTCTTCGGTATTGAGCAGCGCCCCTTTGAAATTATGCGCTTCGTCGCGCAAATCGCGCAAATGATAATATAGCTCTTCCCAATCCTGTTTGAACACTTCCCACGTTCCGGCAATGCTGCCCCATTCTGGGCTGCTGTAGAATTTGCCATCTAAGCGGATACGCCCATCCCCTTGCCCCGAATCCTGATTAATTTGGTTAACCAACTCGGTTAGGTCTCGAAGCAAATTGTCGGTAGAGCTACGGCAAATCTCGATATGGGAAATTGCAGCGGAAAGTTTGCTATTTATGGGTTCTTTGATTTCTGTACTGGTATCATCACCAAAGTAACGGAAGAAAGTGGATAGGAAACCGCTACTTCCTCCTTCGGTTTTCCAGGTTACAGGACGGTATATCCAATCTAGGAAATCGAATAGCGTATTGGGGGTGATGGCTGAACCGAATTGGCGACCTGCCTCATCTTCAAGGTGATGCGCGTCGTCAATGAGGGTGTAATCAAAATGAGGCAACGTTCCTGCTTGCCCTGCTGCATCGGCAAGCACCAACGCTTGATCGGTTACGATGATGTGCGAGGCTTCTGCCCGGTCGCGCGCCTTGAAATAAAAGCACTGGTGGCGCTGATTATACTGACAGTGTGAGGCAAGGCAAAGCCCCTTCTGGGTGTTTATGCGCGACCACAACCTTTCCTGTTGCATTATGCGCAATTCCGCGCCGTCGCCGTTTGTCGTATTAGGCAACCACAAAAGCACTTTGATTAGCAACTTTAACTCATCTGAGGTCAGCCCTTCCATATTGCGGAAGTTTTCCCAACGGCGCAAGCATATATAGGAGTTTTGATGTTTGACGGTGTTGGCAATAAAAGTTGGTTTTTCTTCACTCCGCCGTCGCCGCTTTTCTTTAGTAGCAATGAAATTGTCATCCGGTGTTTCCTGCGTTGCCAGAAGTTTTTGCAATTCCGGAATCGCTTTGTTGAGCATACGATCTCGTTGGGTTTCGCTATTGGCAGCGATAACCACGCTTTGACCGCTCTGGACGGCTACTTCTATTGCCGGCGCTAATAAGCCCATGGCGCGGGTATGGTCATTTCCGGGCATCTCAAGGAGCATGTGCTGGTTTGAATCGAGTATAGCGCGTATCGGCAAACTGGCGCTGGCAACTCGCTCGTTTAATTCCGAATAGGGAAATTTAAAATCTGGACGTGGCTGGAGCGGTTGCGGCTTGTCCTCTGAAACCAGAAAGATTAAATCATTATCGCTACCTTGCTTTTCAGAAAGTTGTTGCTTGAGCAAAGCGCCGAGGCTGCCTAACCCGCCACTATTGCGTTCTTGCCGCGCCAGAATTTCTGAAGCTTCCTCAAAAAGACGGCGTAGGGGCCACTCTTGCAAATTTGAGGCAATCCGATTTACCTCATTTATTACTTTACGGGGGAGTTCTTCCAACTTACCTAGCAACGCTGCAAAAACATTCATTGCCATGTAAGTATCGGCAAGGGCGCGATGCGCTTCACCGTTAGCCTGAATTTCCAGCGCATTGGCAACTGCTACCAAGCTGTAATTGCCCATTTGTGGCAGAATCAGGGTAGCCAATTCGTAGGTATCTAAGGGAATATTCGAGACTCGAAATTCTTGGCGTGACAGAAAAGCGAAATCACTCTCGATGGAATGCCCAACTAATGGGAAATTGCCCAGAAATTGTTGTAATTTGTCTCGGATTTCACTAAAGGTAGGGGCGTGCTCTACATCCGTTTGACGTATGCCCGTCAAGTGGGAGATTTTGTAAGGGATGGGGTTGCGCGGGCGTACCAGCGTTTGCCAGCGTTCCAAAACCCGTGCTACACTACCTTCCTCCAAACGGAAGCGTATAGCCGCAACCTCGATTATTTCGCCCTGATCAGCTTCGCCACCCCCGGTACTTTCGATATCCAGCGCCACATACACACGCGCAGGGTGATTATCGCGGTAGCCCTGTTTTTTGTTTCTGTCCACACTCATTCTTTTACTCCGCGTCCGCTTGCTTATTTCCAAAACCGGGGGCTACCACGGAAACTCCGTGTTCCAGATACTTCCACATACTATCTAGGTTTTCAATTTTGATTTTGTTCGCTTGATTGTTCGGGTCACCGGGTGGCGCAAAGCGAAGCGCCTGTCCTTGCCGTTCCAACCAAAGCGCCGCCATACCTACTGACCACGCGCCTAGAATATCCGCCGTATAGCTGTCTCCAATATGTATCGCTTTGTCAGGGGTGACATCCAAATTATGCAATGCTATTTCAAAGAATTCTCGGCGAGGTTTGGCGTAACCCACTCGCGCAGAAGCGCCTATATACTTGAAGTATCGGGCAATACCTAAATGTTCCAGCAATTCCGGCAAGTGCCAACTCCAATTGCTGATAATTCCCATCCGGTAGCCTGTTTCTTCTAGACGTTGTAATGTTTCCATTACATCCGGGTAGAGCATATATGTTTCGGGATTCTCGAAGGCTTCAATAATTTGCCAGAACAGTTCTTCGTGAATATCTGGGTGTATATTGAGTTTATCCATTACCCGCTGCTCTACAGCCCTTTGCCATAGCCTATTACCTTCAAGGCTACGCTCAAACTCAGCATGTGGGTCTTGTTTGGCGACAATATCCCAGCTATATGAAACCGCTTCTTCTACTTCGCCGATAGGTAAATCATACCCGGCTCGTTGAAAAACTTGGTGGTAGACTTTTGTGAATGAGGGGGTCACGCCCACCAGTGTAGAACCTATATCAAAGAAAACCACATCGTAGCGTTGGGAACCAACTTTAAATTCAGGAGTTAAAGACAATGAGGAAGAAATCCAATCTAGGTCAAGCGACAGTAGCGCCCAACAGATTCATCCACAATAGCATTTGTACAATCTTAGTACCTTTCTAATGTTCAATATATCCCAAAGCCCCCTCTTAGTCAATTGATTTTTAGAAAAGTATTGACAGAAATATTTAACAATGCTACAAATGAAGATACAAAATGTTACCACTATTTGGTAGTAACAGTTATTGATTGCAAAGGAGCTTTCAATTATGGGAAAGTTATTAAGAACCGATAATAGCAGCGCCTTGTCTGCTAGAAACGACGAATTTTTTCCGATACAAAGCATAGATTACGTTGAATTCTACGTTGGCAACGCTAAACAAGCCGCTTACTACTATCAAACCGCTTTTGGTTTTACTCCTGTTGCGTTTTGTGGGTTGGAAACAGGGGTACGTGACTGTACCAGTTATGTGTTGCGTCAAGGTAATATCACTTTTGTTTTGACCTCTGCGCTTGCACCTGATAGCCCGATAGCCGAGCATGTGCGTTTGCATGGCGATGGCGTGAAAGATATCTGTTTCA contains:
- a CDS encoding P-loop NTPase, translated to MAEFQKIQSDMTIKTVVTEYPDTIRVFAKHGLGCATCHIAGLDTVEKGARAHKIKLEPLLADLNLVLENPAAFPEIEAGGLMPSTPGSEFETTGLIKNVVAIVSGKGGVGKSYVTSMLAVGLNRMGKKVGILDADVTGPSIPRTFGILARPALQDNGKIIPVISSQGIKIMSSLFFVADEDEAVIWRGPLITRMIRDNFYNNTLWGELDYLLVDLPPGTSDAPLTVMQSLDVKGIILVSSPQLLANSIVRKAIRMADKMHTPILGVAENMSWFVMPGSDKKLELFGTSQGEELATSANAPLLGRLPLDPQARLLIDEGRVEEYRSIETDELVQNFLKYAEPQMKKRTLVIRDTTEPAKD
- a CDS encoding HAD family hydrolase; this encodes MSLTPEFKVGSQRYDVVFFDIGSTLVGVTPSFTKVYHQVFQRAGYDLPIGEVEEAVSYSWDIVAKQDPHAEFERSLEGNRLWQRAVEQRVMDKLNIHPDIHEELFWQIIEAFENPETYMLYPDVMETLQRLEETGYRMGIISNWSWHLPELLEHLGIARYFKYIGASARVGYAKPRREFFEIALHNLDVTPDKAIHIGDSYTADILGAWSVGMAALWLERQGQALRFAPPGDPNNQANKIKIENLDSMWKYLEHGVSVVAPGFGNKQADAE
- a CDS encoding exonuclease domain-containing protein — its product is MSVDRNKKQGYRDNHPARVYVALDIESTGGGEADQGEIIEVAAIRFRLEEGSVARVLERWQTLVRPRNPIPYKISHLTGIRQTDVEHAPTFSEIRDKLQQFLGNFPLVGHSIESDFAFLSRQEFRVSNIPLDTYELATLILPQMGNYSLVAVANALEIQANGEAHRALADTYMAMNVFAALLGKLEELPRKVINEVNRIASNLQEWPLRRLFEEASEILARQERNSGGLGSLGALLKQQLSEKQGSDNDLIFLVSEDKPQPLQPRPDFKFPYSELNERVASASLPIRAILDSNQHMLLEMPGNDHTRAMGLLAPAIEVAVQSGQSVVIAANSETQRDRMLNKAIPELQKLLATQETPDDNFIATKEKRRRRSEEKPTFIANTVKHQNSYICLRRWENFRNMEGLTSDELKLLIKVLLWLPNTTNGDGAELRIMQQERLWSRINTQKGLCLASHCQYNQRHQCFYFKARDRAEASHIIVTDQALVLADAAGQAGTLPHFDYTLIDDAHHLEDEAGRQFGSAITPNTLFDFLDWIYRPVTWKTEGGSSGFLSTFFRYFGDDTSTEIKEPINSKLSAAISHIEICRSSTDNLLRDLTELVNQINQDSGQGDGRIRLDGKFYSSPEWGSIAGTWEVFKQDWEELYYHLRDLRDEAHNFKGALLNTEEMMLDLNYYINQANYLLNRLSPAFDGSDNAQVHWMALHPRTQLVGIFSAPLQVDSGLRHMLFNHKKSVVLASPTMTTDGDFKFLRNRLGLHEAKELRLHPERDYAATTLLYLPNDMPEPSQPGYQKSIDQHIIDMVKGCEGRMLALFTSNSSLRMTYKAVQRPLEQQNILVLGMGLDGTRRSVLNRFKNTPHALLLSTLGHWDNPELFNDEENSALSFSVLAITKLPFDPPSDPVFAARIESRQYNDPFLQYSLPRTILRFKQAYERLLEAMPGRGVVVVLDSRLTRRAYGPTFLNSLPALRTKHDTLTHLVPELRNWLELS